A window of the Citrus sinensis cultivar Valencia sweet orange chromosome 9, DVS_A1.0, whole genome shotgun sequence genome harbors these coding sequences:
- the LOC102607343 gene encoding probable purine permease 5 isoform X1 — MQPLLEGGEIMDEVSPMPSVSLWDRISNSKTLAWESYKRKPISHWILLVLSSAAMLVAFPASSLLSRVYYANGGTSKWIISWVAVAGWPLTALILLPTYFVFKTFPTRLDLKLTLAYIVLGFLSAADNLMYAYAYAYLPASTAALLASSSLVFSTLFGYFLVKNKLNAAMINAVVIITAAMTIIALDSDSDRYGNITDRQYIMGFVWDILGSALHGLIFALSELVFVKLVGRRSFHVVLEQQVMVSLFAFAFTTIGVVVSKDFQGMKSEAKTFKGGVASYYLVLIWGAITFQLGVLGGTAVLFLASTVLAGILNAIRVPITSIAAVILLHDPMSGFKILSLIVTFWGFGSYIYGNSSTPKDSS, encoded by the exons ATGCAGCCTCTGCTCGAAGGAG GGGAAATAATGGACGAGGTGTCACCAATGCCTTCTGTTTCATTATGGGACCGGATTTCCAATTCAAAGACCTTGGCTTGGGAATCATACAAAAGAAAACCAATCTCCCATTGGATTCTTCTAGTGTTGAGCAGTGCAGCAATGCTTGTAGCATTTCCTGCTTCGAGCCTTCTATCTCGGGTCTATTATGCCAATGGGGGCACAAGCAAGTGGATCATTTCATGGGTTGCAGTTGCTGGGTGGCCTTTGACTGCTTTGATCTTGCTGCCTACATATTTCGTATTTAAAACCTTTCCCACTCGTCTTGACTTAAAACTCACTCTAGCTTATATTGTCCTGGGTTTTCTAAGTGCTGCGGATAATCTCATGTATGCATACGCCTATGCCTATCTTCCGGCATCAACTGCTGCTCTTTTGGCATCATCATCGCTAGTTTTTTCCACCCTATTTGGTTATTTTCTAGTGAAGAATAAACTGAATGCTGCAATGATAAATGCTGTCGTGATAATAACAGCTGCTATGACTATAATTGCACTGGATTCAGATTCTGATAGATACGGCAACATTACTGACAGACAATACATCATGGGTTTTGTTTGGGATATCCTAGGATCTGCACTCCATGGTCTCATCTTTGCCCTTTCTGAGCTAGTTTTCGTGAAATTAGTAGGCAGAAGGTCCTTCCATGTTGTATTGGAGCAACAAGTCATGGTTTCTTTGTTTGCCTTTGCATTTACAACTATAGGAGTCGTCGTGAGTAAGGATTTTCAAGGTATGAAATCCGAGGCCAAAACTTTCAAAGGTGGTGTAGCTTCGTATTACCTGGTTCTCATATGGGGCGCAATTACTTTCCAGCTGGGGGTGTTAGGAGGCACTGCCGTGCTTTTTTTGGCTTCCACTGTGCTGGCAGGCATCCTCAATGCAATAAGAGTACCCATCACAAGCATTGCCGCTGTTATATTGTTACATGATCCAATGAGCGGATTCAAGATCCTATCACTGATTGTTACGTTCTGGGGTTTTGGTTCCTACATCTATGGAAATTCTTCTACTCCCAAAGATTCTTCTTGA
- the LOC102606752 gene encoding probable LRR receptor-like serine/threonine-protein kinase At2g24230 produces the protein MSCAQMGFGFFGSILILALFFKPLICQQPNTDGFFVADFLKKMSSKSFQASYFSASFCSWRGVVCDSNKQHVTDFLASNSGLSGSVPDTTIGKLSKLQSLDLSENNITALPSDLWSLGSLKSLNLSYNRISGSLPSNIGNFGLLEVFDLSNNNFSGEIPAAISSLVSLRVLKLDGNMFQWSIPPGLLNCQSLVTVDLSMNQLNGSLPDGFGAAFPKLKSLNLAGNEIKGRDTHFAGLKSITNLNISGNLFQGSVMGVFLESLEVIDLRRNQFQGHISQVQFNSSYNWSRLVYVDLSENQLSGEIFHNFSQAQNLKHLSLAYNRFTRQEFPQIGTLLGLEHLNLSRTSLIGDIPSEILQLSSLRTLDLSMNHLTGQIPTVSAKNLGIIDMSHNNLSGEIPASLLEKLPQMERFNFSYNNLTLCASELSPETLQTAFFGSSNDCPIAANPSFFKRKAANHKGLKLALALTLSMFCLLAGLLCLAFGCRRKPKRWVVKQTSYKEEQNVSGPFSFQTDSTTWVADVKHANSVQVVIFEKPLLNITFADLLSATSNFDRGTLLAEGKFGPVYRGFLPGGIHVAVKVLVHGSTLTDQEAARELEYLGRIKHPNLVPLTGYCIAGDQRIAIYDYMENGNLQNLLHDLPLGVQTTEDWSTDTWEEDGTNSIQNVGSEGLLTTWRFRHKIALGTARALAFLHHGCSPPIIHRDIKASSVYLDMNLEPRLSDFGLAKIFGNGLDEEIARGSPGYIPPEFAQPDSDFPTPKSDVYCYGVVLLELITGKKPLGDDYPEEKEGNLVSWVRGLVRNNKGSRAIDPKIRDTGPEKQMEEALKIGYLCTADLPLKRPSMQQIVGLLKDI, from the coding sequence atgtctTGCGCACAAATgggttttggtttttttgGTTCTATTTTGATTCTTGCACTGTTCTTCAAGCCTTTAATTTGCCAACAACCCAATACAGATGGCTTCTTTGTGGCTGatttcttgaagaaaatgagCTCAAAATCTTTTCAAGCTTCTTACTTCTCTGCTTCTTTTTGCTCATGGCGAGGTGTTGTTTGTGATTCCAATAAACAGCATGTAACCGATTTCTTAGCCTCCAATTCAGGCCTTTCTGGTTCTGTTCCTGATACCACCATTGGGAAACTAAGCAAGCTTCAATCTTTAGATCTTAGCGAGAACAATATCACTGCTTTGCCTTCTGATTTGTGGAGTTTAGGCTCGCTCAAGAGTCTTAATCTCTCATACAATCGGATTTCTGGTTCTCTTCCTAGCAACATTGGCAATTTTGGCTTGCTTGAGGTATTTGATCTCTCTAACAACAATTTTTCTGGAGAAATCCCTGCAGCTATAAGTTCTCTTGTTAGTCTTAGAGTTCTTAAACTTGATGGCAACATGTTTCAATGGAGCATTCCACCAGGACTACTGAATTGTCAATCTTTGGTTACAGTTGATCTTTCCATGAATCAGCTGAATGGCTCTTTGCCTGATGGGTTTGGGGCCGCATTTCCTAAGCTCAAAAGCTTGAATCTTGCCGGAAATGAGATAAAGGGCCGGGATACCCATTTTGCAGGATTGAAATCCATTACTAACCTTAACATCTCAGGGAATTTGTTTCAGGGCTCAGTAATGGGTGTATTTTTGGAGTCGTTGGAGGTGATTGACTTGAGGAGGAATCAGTTTCAAGGGCACATTTCTCAGGTACAATTCAATTCTAGTTACAACTGGTCTCGTTTGGTTTATGTAGACTTATCTGAGAATCAGCTCAGTGGAGAGATTTTCCATAACTTCAGTCAAGCTCAGAATCTTAAACACCTTAGTTTAGCTTACAATAGATTTACCAGGCAGGAATTTCCTCAAATCGGGACGCTTTTGGGTTTAGAACATCTCAATTTGTCCAGAACTAGTCTCATTGGTGATATTCCTAGTGAAATCTTACAGTTGAGCAGTTTGCGTACACTTGATCTTTCCATGAACCATCTTACTGGCCAAATTCCTACGGTGAGTGCTAAAAATCTTGGAATCATTGATATGTCGCACAACAATTTGAGTGGGGAAATTCCTGCCTCCCTATTGGAAAAACTTCCTCAGATGGAAAGATTCAACTTCTCTTACAACAACTTAACCCTTTGTGCTTCTGAGTTATCGCCTGAAACTCTACAAACAGCCTTCTTTGGATCATCAAACGACTGCCCGATTGCCGCAAATCCTTCCTTCttcaaaagaaaagcagcTAATCACAAAGGGCTCAAGCTTGCTTTGGCTTTAACTCTCTCAATGTTCTGCTTGCTTGCTGGCTTGCTGTGTCTAGCCTTTGGTTGTAGAAGGAAACCCAAAAGGTGGGTTGTAAAGCAAACCTCCTATAAAGAGGAGCAAAATGTTTCAGGCCCCTTTTCTTTCCAGACTGATTCAACTACTTGGGTAGCGGATGTTAAGCATGCAAATTCTGTCCAGGTAGTAATTTTTGAGAAACCATTGTTGAATATCACATTTGCAGACCTCTTATCTGCAACGTCAAATTTTGATCGAGGCACACTTTTGGCTGAAGGGAAATTTGGACCCGTGTACAGAGGATTTCTACCTGGTGGAATTCATGTGGCTGTGAAAGTTTTGGTCCATGGATCAACATTAACAGATCAAGAAGCTGCAAGAGAGCTTGAGTATCTTGGTCGAATTAAACACCCAAATCTTGTTCCATTGACTGGATACTGTATAGCTGGGGATCAAAGGATTGCTATTTATGACTACATGGAAAATGGGAACCTGCAAAATTTGCTTCATGACTTGCCACTTGGGGTTCAAACTACAGAGGATTGGAGCACAGATACATGGGAAGAAGATGGTACTAATAGTATACAAAATGTAGGTTCTGAAGGGTTATTAACAACTTGGAGATTCCGACATAAAATAGCACTCGGCACTGCACGAGCACTGGCGTTTCTTCACCATGGATGCTCGCCACCAATAATTCACAGGGATATTAAAGCTAGCAGTGTTTATCTGGATATGAATTTGGAGCCTAGATTATCTGATTTTGGATTGGCTAAGATATTTGGAAATGGTTTAGACGAAGAAATTGCTCGTGGGTCACCAGGATACATTCCCCCAGAATTTGCTCAGCCTGACTCCGACTTCCCAACACCAAAGTCTGATGTATATTGCTATGGTGTGGTTCTGTTGGAGCTAATTACAGGAAAGAAACCACTTGGCGATGATTATCCTGAGGAGAAAGAAGGAAATTTGGTGAGCTGGGTTAGGGGATTGGTAAGAAACAACAAAGGATCAAGAGCTATTGATCCAAAGATTCGTGATACGGGGCCTGAAAAACAAATGGAAGAAGCTCTGAAGATTGGATATCTGTGCACGGCCGATCTTCCTTTGAAGCGTCCCAGCATGCAGCAGATAGTTGGCCTTCTTAAAGACATTTGA
- the LOC102607343 gene encoding probable purine permease 5 isoform X2 yields the protein MDEVSPMPSVSLWDRISNSKTLAWESYKRKPISHWILLVLSSAAMLVAFPASSLLSRVYYANGGTSKWIISWVAVAGWPLTALILLPTYFVFKTFPTRLDLKLTLAYIVLGFLSAADNLMYAYAYAYLPASTAALLASSSLVFSTLFGYFLVKNKLNAAMINAVVIITAAMTIIALDSDSDRYGNITDRQYIMGFVWDILGSALHGLIFALSELVFVKLVGRRSFHVVLEQQVMVSLFAFAFTTIGVVVSKDFQGMKSEAKTFKGGVASYYLVLIWGAITFQLGVLGGTAVLFLASTVLAGILNAIRVPITSIAAVILLHDPMSGFKILSLIVTFWGFGSYIYGNSSTPKDSS from the coding sequence ATGGACGAGGTGTCACCAATGCCTTCTGTTTCATTATGGGACCGGATTTCCAATTCAAAGACCTTGGCTTGGGAATCATACAAAAGAAAACCAATCTCCCATTGGATTCTTCTAGTGTTGAGCAGTGCAGCAATGCTTGTAGCATTTCCTGCTTCGAGCCTTCTATCTCGGGTCTATTATGCCAATGGGGGCACAAGCAAGTGGATCATTTCATGGGTTGCAGTTGCTGGGTGGCCTTTGACTGCTTTGATCTTGCTGCCTACATATTTCGTATTTAAAACCTTTCCCACTCGTCTTGACTTAAAACTCACTCTAGCTTATATTGTCCTGGGTTTTCTAAGTGCTGCGGATAATCTCATGTATGCATACGCCTATGCCTATCTTCCGGCATCAACTGCTGCTCTTTTGGCATCATCATCGCTAGTTTTTTCCACCCTATTTGGTTATTTTCTAGTGAAGAATAAACTGAATGCTGCAATGATAAATGCTGTCGTGATAATAACAGCTGCTATGACTATAATTGCACTGGATTCAGATTCTGATAGATACGGCAACATTACTGACAGACAATACATCATGGGTTTTGTTTGGGATATCCTAGGATCTGCACTCCATGGTCTCATCTTTGCCCTTTCTGAGCTAGTTTTCGTGAAATTAGTAGGCAGAAGGTCCTTCCATGTTGTATTGGAGCAACAAGTCATGGTTTCTTTGTTTGCCTTTGCATTTACAACTATAGGAGTCGTCGTGAGTAAGGATTTTCAAGGTATGAAATCCGAGGCCAAAACTTTCAAAGGTGGTGTAGCTTCGTATTACCTGGTTCTCATATGGGGCGCAATTACTTTCCAGCTGGGGGTGTTAGGAGGCACTGCCGTGCTTTTTTTGGCTTCCACTGTGCTGGCAGGCATCCTCAATGCAATAAGAGTACCCATCACAAGCATTGCCGCTGTTATATTGTTACATGATCCAATGAGCGGATTCAAGATCCTATCACTGATTGTTACGTTCTGGGGTTTTGGTTCCTACATCTATGGAAATTCTTCTACTCCCAAAGATTCTTCTTGA
- the LOC102607046 gene encoding eukaryotic translation initiation factor 5A codes for MSDEEHHFESKADAGASKTFPQQAGTIRKNGYIVIKNRPCKVVEVSTSKTGKHGHAKCHFVGIDIFNGKKLEDIVPSSHNCDAPHVTRTDYQLIDISEDGFVSLLTETGNTKDDLRLPTDENLLSQIKDGFAEGKDLVVTVMSSMGEEQICALKDIGPKN; via the exons atgTCGGACGAGGAGCACCACTTCGAATCGAAGGCTGATGCCGGTGCATCGAAGACTTTCCCTCAGCAAGCTGGAACCATCCGCAAGAATGGTTATATTGTCATCAAAAATCGTCCTTGCAAg GTTGTTGAAGTTTCCACTTCAAAGACTGGCAAGCATGGACATGCCAAGTGCCACTTTGTGggaattgatatatttaatggaaagaAGCTTGAAGATATTGTGCCTTCCTCCCACAATTGTGAT GCTCCCCATGTTACTCGCACTGACTATCAGCTGATTGATATATCCGAAGATGGTTTT GTGAGCCTTTTAACTGAAACCGGAAACACCAAGGATGATCTGAGGCTTCCTACCGATGAAAATCTGCTTAGCCAG ATTAAAGATGGGTTTGCTGAAGGAAAAGACCTTGTGGTGACCGTTATGTCGTCAATGGGAGAGGAGCAGATCTGTGCCCTTAAGGACATTGGTCCTAAGAATTAA